The Hevea brasiliensis isolate MT/VB/25A 57/8 unplaced genomic scaffold, ASM3005281v1 Scaf399, whole genome shotgun sequence genome contains the following window.
TTTTGATTCTGCTTCTTTTCTCAATTTCCATTCATTTTGTAAAGTTCCCttcttttatcaaaatttaatttaattatactctTGATTACAAATAAAGCGAACCCTTTCTTTAAATATCCTTATTAGATCAGGGAGTTGTTGATTATGCAATTATGATCCCATAATACCCTTTTCTTCATCTCTCTTGTAATATCAAGCTGTGTTTGTCTTTGTCAAAGCTAACTTCCCAAACGGGTTTTGTCTATTGCTGTTGTTTGATTGATTCTTTTGAATAGAAAATATAAGAAACGGGtcgattttgatattattattctGTTTTGGGTTCTAAAGATTTAGTtggtttaatttattttcaagtgAGGTTGAGCTTTTTGCGTTTGTTCTTGGAGAAATGAGGCTTCTGGTTCGGGTAATAGAGGCAAGAAATTTGCCAGCAATGGATCTAAATGGGTCAAGTGATCCCTATGTGAGAGTGCAGCTGGGAAAGCAGAAGTTCAAGACCAAAGTGGTAAAGAAGAACTTGAATCCGAATTGGGGAGAGGAATTCTGTTTTAAGGTTGAGGACTTGAACGAGGAGCTTGTATTCTCTGTGTTAGATGAGGACAAGTACTTCAATGATGACTTTATCGGGCAACTTAAAGTGCCAGTGTCGCTAATTTTTGATTCGGATAGTAAGTCTCTTGGCACTGCTTGGTACGCTCTGCAACCGAGAAACAAGAAGTCCAAGAACAGGGACTGTGGTATGTTtgtttaacttttattttcttgtttGTTAATTCGTTGTTTTTCCCAATTGTACGtttgatttattattaattttttttcttttcctgttTGGGTTTATATTTACTTTCCATTGCTATGCATCCACAATAAACTCTTGTTACCAACTGAGTTCAGTGTCCTGGTTTTGATATAGGAGTTTTAATGTAGTTGCGTGTACAAGATTCTGATTGTAGGATTTGTTTGTGTGGTGAAATTCAAGAGTTCAAGTAGCATTATTTACCTCAATTGTTGTATTGGCAACGTTGATGTGCCACAAAATATACTGATTGATTTTTTTTCCCCTCCTTTTTCTTTGACAGGTGAAATTCTTTTAGGTATATGTTTTTCTCAAAATAATGTGTTTGTTGACCTGAACCATAATGGTGATCATGGATTGATAAAGGATGCAGATTTAGTAACGGAAGCTCCTTCTAGGTCATCTAGTGGGCCCTCAAACTCATCCTCTCCGGGGAGATCTGAGGAGGTTGCGCCCTCTAAAGAGGAAAAGTCTGGTGCACAAAAAAATTTTGCCGCCAGAATTGTTCAAATGTTCAATAAAAATTCAGATACAGCACCAACTGCTGGTGATAGAGGCATTGACAATTCAGAGCCACCTGAAACTGTTGGTCCTGAGGTTTGTGATGACGAGTCGAATGATCCCTTGTCTCCTGGTGACTTTGTAGAAATCATGAGAACAATGGAATCAAAAGATATGGGAAATGAAATTCCAAGCAATCTACCAGGAGGGGTCCTTGTAGACCAGTTATATATGATTGCTCCCCAAGATTTAAATTTTCTACTCTTTTCACCTGATTCAAGTTTTCCAAGATCATTGGCAGATCTTCAAGGGAATACAGAGCAACAATTTGGTACTTGGAAATTTGAGAATGGTGGTGAGAACTTGAAAAGAGTTGTTACTTATATTAAGGCTGCAACCAAATTAATTAGGGCTGTGAAAGCCACTGAGGAACATACATATCTAAAAGCTGATGGAAAGGTTTTTGCTATTTTAGTGAGTGTGAGCACTCCAGATATTGTATATGGGAGCACCTTTAAAACTGAATTGCTGTACTGCATTACACCTGGCCCTGAGCTGCCTTCGGGAGAACAAACTTCACATTTGGTAATATCCTGGAGAATGAATTTTTTGCAGAGCACCATGATGAAAGGGATGATAGAAAATGGAGCAAAACAAGGTCTAAAAGATAGCTTCGAACAGTTTGCGTCTTTATTATCTCAAAATGTTAAGCCAGTTGATTTGAAGGAGACAGGATCCACTAAGGAACAAGTTTTGGCTTCATTGCAGGCTGAACCCCAGTCAGATTGCAAACTGGCTGTACAATATTTTGCTAACTTTACTGTAGTGACCACAGTTTTTATTGGATTGTATGTATTTTTCCATATCTGGCTATGCCCTTCCAGCCCAATTCAAGGGCTTGAGTTTGTGGGACTTGATTTACCAGATTCAATTGGTGAACTCATTGTGTGTGGTGTCCTGGTTCTTCAATGTGAAAGGGTGCTAGGGTTAATTTCTCGTTTCATGCAGGCCAGAGTGCAAAAAGGTAATCTTCACACCCAACAAACGCCTTATCAACAAGTGCAAACAAACTATTACGTGAACTATTCTAGTTTATTGTCTGCCTCTAGCTGGGAGTCTGAGGTGTATGTTTATATTGTTAATGCATTCTTGAGGCTGTGTAGGAATGAATTAAACAAACTTGatgtgaatttatttatttatttttgtaggaAGTGATCATGGAGTCAAAGCACAAGGGGATGGGTGGCTGCTTACTGTTGCCTTGCTTGAGGGAAGTAATTTGGCAGCTGTTGATTCAAGTGGCTTTTGTGATCCATATGTGGTATTCACCTGTAATGGGAAAACTAGAACCAGCTCAATTAAGTTCCAGAAATCTGATCCTCTGTGGAATGGTGAATTATATTGTGCTTTGTCAGTTTTTCTCATTCAAAGCAAAGAATTATTGGTCAAATGTATTCTCTACTTGTGTGAATCGTGCAATCTTTATATAGAAGCACTTTTAAATTTGGTGATAAACATGATGCAAATTGTCTGTTGAGTAGTCATCTTGATGAACATTCTTGGTCTTTGCAGAAATATTTGAATTTGATGCAATGGATGAGCCTCCTTCTGTGCTGGATGTGGAAGTTTATGATTTTGATGGGCCTTTTGATGAAGCAGCGTCTTTGGGACATGCTGAAATTAATTTTGTGAAATCAAATGTTTCTGATCTTGCTGATGTGTGGGTTCCTCTTCGAGGAAAGTTAGCACAAGCATGTCAGTCTAAGCTgcatctaagaattttcttgaaTAACACAAGAGGTAGTAATGTTGTTAAAGAGTACTTGAATAAGATGGAGAAAGAGGTGGGGAAGAAGGTACATTGCTGGCTATTCTGCATTGGAAATTCACATTGTGAATGGGTTATGTGTTGtatctttttttttccccttgtattttatatttttttaatttcttagagAAATTTTTTGTAGATAAATTTGCGTTCTCCACAAACAAATTCAGCCTTTCAAAAGCTCTTTGGGCTTCCACCTGAGGAATTTCTCATCAATGATTTCACCTGTCACCTAAAGCGAAAAATGCTCTTGCAGGTGCTGTTGGTGTTCATTTAGCATCATGAATTCTTTTGATGAGCCATTTCTTTTCTGATAGTCATTTTATTCCTTTAAACTGTACACATTGAAATGGATTTTAGCCTTTTATGAGTTAAAATGATGCTTGCTTCTTGGCTTCTTGACATGATGTTGTATCTGTACAGGGTCGTTTATTTTTGTCAGCAAGAATAATTGGGTTCCATGCAAATTTGTTTGGGCAGAAGACTAAATTTTTCTTCCTTTGGGAGGATATAGAAGATATCCAAGTGTATCCTCCTACATTATCATCAATGGGTAGTCCTACTATTGTTGTGACTCTCTGGCAAGGCAGGGGTATGGAAGCCAGACATGGGGCCAAGACACAAGATGAAGAGGGAAGGCTGAAATTCCACTTCCAGTCTTTTGTATCTTTCAATGTAGCGCATAGGTAAATGAATAATGTTAAATGGTTCTTTACCTTTCTAGAAGTAGATTTTACTTTATTTAACAAGTAATATTTTTGGATATTGttatctcaatatgtttttataaaattaatgcgTGTTTTGGTCTTTCCCATCGAATTCTTTGTATTTTGATATCAAAACTCATAGTAACAATGGTTATCTTTGGAAGCTATATATGATAATACAGTAATTTCatagcttttctttttttttttttttttggtgactTAAGGCTATCATAAACAGTATGCCATGATAATTTGATATAAGAATGTTTGTTCCAAGTGGAAAAGGACATGCTCCTCAATAtgatttgatgtcttatgcatccTTTAAAGGTTCATGATAAGTGCATGTTGATTCTTGATTATGCAATTCCATTATCAAGTTTAGTTCCTGCACTCTTGAAAGGCTAATCATACTGCATGTTATTTCTCTGGTTGTTCTTACAGCAGTCCTAGACATTTTCTTTTCATGGATATTGAACATGCTAACATGAGAACTCTGAGGTGTCCATTCTATTTTCCTTTGGGTTTGTCATAAACTCAGTGCCAGAGCAATTTGATACTGGAATGTTCTGTTCAAAATGGTAGTGGACCTGATTCTTGATATGTATTTGACATCTCTGCTTGCTGATCTTTTTAGCATCTTCATTACAGGAGTGTTCATTTTAATGCATGTTTGACTACACCAGTGCTCCATGCTAGAGCCCTATTGGTCTTACAACAATAAGATGATTTTTTTAAGCATATTGTGATCATACCTTGTGTACTAGCAACTTGTGTAAAATGAAGATAATGATGGGGTTGTCATACATAGATGTCCCTCCTCTTCCTAGTTAAAAGAAATTTTCTCCTTATGTCCAAGTCACTTGCATATATTTACATGGTTAGCAAGAGTTATGTGACAGGTAAAGGTGGAAATCCGTATAAATACACTTAAATATTTTTGCCTACTGTGTAGGACAATCATGGCTTTATGGAAGGCCAGATCGTTGTCTCCTGAACAAAAGGTGCAAATAGTTGAAGAAGAATCAGAAGCTAAAAGCCTCCAAACTGAAGACAGTGGGCCCTTCTTGGGTCTTGAGGATGTCAACTTATCTGAGGTTTATTCTTCTGGTGTTTCTGTCTCTGTAAGttgctttctttctctctctctgcgTAGTGTATGCGCATGCGTGCATACATAGGCACCCTCATGCATATAAATTATTGATTGTGGATCTTAGTTTGCATATTTTGCAGATTTGTCCTTTTTATTTGACAGTAATTATTGTGTTATAGACCAATTTCTTCATGGAGCTGTTCAATGGCGGTGAGTTGGAGCGAAAAGCGATGGAGAAAGCTGGTTGTCTTAACTATTCTCACACCCAATGGGAATTGGAGAAGGATGATGTGTACGAGAGGCAAATGTATTACAGATTTGATCAGCGCATCTCTCGTTATGGAGGAGAGGTGACTAGTACACAGCAGAAACACCCCCTATCTGATCGTAAAGGCTGGCTGGTTGAAGAGGTTATAACCCTCCATGGAGTTCCACTTGGTGACAATTTTAATGTATGGGTATAATTGTAACTGTTGAGTTGCAAATGTTTTTGTCTTGAGTTGACTCTGTAAATGGTGCTATTGATCCTCTTACCCATTTATTTATTTGTCATTCTTTCTTTCTCGTAATTGATGAGCTTCTTTTATCCTCTGCAGCTTCACTTGAGATACCAAATTGAGGATTTGCCCTCAAGACCAAACGGCTGTCATGTACGCGTATTCAGTGGAATTGCATGGCAGAAAAGCACTAGGCATCAGAAAAGGATCACAAAGAACATTCTCTCAAATTTGGAAGATCGGCTGAAGGTGATTTTTAGTGTTATAGAGAAGGAATTTTTGAACAGATAGGGATGTGCACTGCCATGAGGTTGACACTGTGGACTTGAAGGAGCAGGTTGATTGTCCAACTTCTGCTTTCTACAAAAATATTCTGTGTCCATTTTCTCCAGGGATTCCTGCTCACTCATGTTAGTATGACATTTCTTGATCGTGCATACAGTTAATGTTCCTTCAAGAATTATTTTTGCATAGCTCTTGAGGCTATAATTTATTCAGAGAAATCCTAACGTTTGTTTAAACTCGAATGGGAAACGTGGCATGGGAATTTAGCATTGAACTTAAGGAGATCAGTTTCTTCCCTTGCTGGTGGAGATTGAAATCTTCTGACCAAAAGCGTTTGTAAATACTTGTACTCTTGAGTACATAGATTCATTGGAGCTTCCATTTCTTCTCTTTCATATCTACAACGTGCCAAAATGATTAAACTCCTCACCAACTGGCTTGTTAGGTGGTGGCAGAAGAATTACAGATATTGTTTGTTAATGTACTGAATACAGAATCAACTTGGCTTAGGGAAGTTCTGCAAGTGTATGGATGAAACATATTTTGGTGATGAAATCTGCTAACAAAATCCTATAGATGCAAAACTTTTCTTCAGCTTATTGAATGTTGTTCATCTTATTGAATCTGTTGAAAAGTTCTCATGGATTTTATGTCTTGCTCCAGGGTCAATGTTAATGTATTAGTTAGGTACTTGTATTGATGCCTTTTGGAAGTGGGATTGGAAACTGTTTATAGTGTTTCTTGTTGTTGGGTTGGCAGTGAATTGAGTTGGATTGGATCCTTCTCTACTGGCATTGTGGTGTAGTTCATTGGATTTTCTTGTAAATTGCAGATTTTTGCTGAGGCATTGGCCAGTTGAAGGGAAACTCTCTGTAGTAGAAAGGGAGTGATTGCATTCTTAGtggattttattttttaaattttctaatgAAGTGATCAAATTAGCTTTCTTCTTTCTTGTTATTTACAccaaatgtaaaagaaaaaaataataaaaaataaaaaatatgaacatattcaattttaacttaaaacttttaattttattaatttgatgtTTAAACTTTTAACAttagttttaatttttagtaatcagAGCATCTGTACTTAAGGATTCTCTTTCAAATGGACAAATACAGACAAGTTCCTATAAATCTTACTTAACATGTTTGGTATAAatgaattctataaaatattacagaattcatttataaattcattaatatcatatttaatattaattaaaattcatttataaatttaaatttagaattttatgaaattcattataataaatttctatacattttgatagaatttataaataaattttgattttaaaaagcTAAAAATTTTATTAGACAAAAATACTCCTATTAGGATGCTCTCACCTAACTTTAACAAAAATGGAGCAGGTACCAATTGCTGTTGAAACACCTACACCGCAGAATGAGGCCATGGAATTGGCCACAGCATTGTAGCTAGTTCTTTGAAAATCTTTGGCATACCTTCATCCTTTGGGATTTGTGATTGTTTTCATGATATCCTTAACAATAGTTAGCTGCATTCTTGTTGTAACGCTGAGAGTTCAAACTATGATGTTATTACTTGGAATGCTATGTTGGTGGGGTTTGCAAGAAATTGATGAGTTAAATATTGTAGAGAGTATGTTTGATGAAATGCTTGAGAGATATACTGTAGATATGCAATGCTTATCTGCATCATAATGGGAAGTTTGAGCATAGTCATAGTGGATAAAAGGATATTTTTTATTCTATATTTATACCAAACATAAAATTCATTTTGCTTGAAATAAATTTgacatttaatatatattatactaAACAAAGGAATTCATTTACAAATCAATTCTATCATGAATGAATTCCATAAAATGAATTCTATGATAAATTTGAATTAAACAAGGGTTAAACATAGAAAGCCATTTGATTTCGACAAAAACATTTCATGAACTTTAACACTTCTCTTTGATAAGATTTTTGCCAGAGTTATGAATTTAATCATCGTTTCTTCAAGTATCTTCATTTTATTTCTTGTGCTTGTAacctcataaaaaaaaaaaaaaactcttttaacaatttctttgcaatttataGACATGTAAGTcctttcatattttttttttgtagtttTGAGACGTATTGGTTTCTTTATCTGTTCTACAATTTTGAGATTTGTCGATCTCTCAAAACTTTTGCAATTTATGAATATGCATAAGTCTTTCCAATAAAATTCTGCAATTTTAGGACATGCTTACGTCCATTGAGCAAATTTTCAACAGTTTATAGACATTGACAGGTCTCTTCAACAAGATTTTGCAGTTTAGAGACTTGCCTATCTTTTTAAGTCCATGTTGTTTATAGACATGCATAAGTCCGCTCAATAAAGTTTCGAAGTTATAAGACTTGATTAGGTTCTTTGAATAAAATTTCAGAAGTTCATAGACATCGACGGATCCCTTTAAGAAGATTTTTATAGTTTAGAGACTTGCTTATCTTCACATGCTAAAATCTCGAAGCGTCTCACCTTTGAAGATGGATGAAAgtagaagtaaaaaaaaaaaaaaacatgtttGATGAAGTCATGCTTCATTTTGAACAAAAACAACTGAAAATGATTTGAAATAGGCCTAGAAGATTATTTAGACTCTAATactttattgaaaaataaaagatGAGAGCTAAATTTGAAAAATATTCCTTGCTTAAAATAGGGGATAGAATAGGTCCAAAGGCAAATCTATTCCTCTGAAAAAGATTTCTCTTTTATCTGAAGTCATCCTCACATATTTATATATCGATTTAAATTAACCCCTCATAAATTTAAGTATTAAATCATTCTTTTTAATAGAGAATTTATTTTTACtgatagaaaattaattaatctctatatatTGAGCAAATTATTGTGTGTTTGAAACGTATGTGTATCTTTACCCATGAAAGTGTGAGTGTATTTGCACACCTTCACCTACAAAAGTCTCATCTCATCTTCCTAAATTTAAACGTATTATTTTTTAGTgtaataatatatcatataatttgctTATATAttgaccctgaaaaatattttcccTAGGTCCGCCACTGAATAGACCCATCAAAGATTATTAGGCAAAGGATGTTTTTTTCCCGTAATCAATAAGTTCATCACCTGACCACAGAacaaatttttacaaattttactTTTCAATATGGAGTCATTCCTTTTCCATGATTTAAGACAATACATCGCATGAAATAAGCATTtacttttcaaaaaaaaaaaaaaactttgattttcatgaagaaaaaaaaatcacaaacTTTAATAGATTTGTAGATCCTAGACCCAAGTCTACACCCATCAGGGCCCActcttaaaaataaaaaacaacaaATTTTGTTTTGCAGACTCTCTAAAACACATTCTTAGGAGTAATTATATCATATAACTGTGATTACTAGGATATCTTACATAGAATGGCAATccaataaagattaaatatatatatatatataaaagtggaTCCCTGAAAATTATAATTGCTAAGTAATTACTCAacagttttttttattttcaaaatttagtAACTATTTTCACTTATTTGTAATTCATTTACTTATTTGTCATTCTATGTAGATTTGTATACATGAAATCACCGTGGTGGGATATAATTTTTCCATTCTCAGGCAGTTTCAGCTCTGCAAAGTCCAGGTTTCTCTGATAATCTTGTAAGAGATAAATTAACTGAAAGTGTTCTTTATATGCAGTATCGTATGCGTCAAGTCATTATGAGAATCAAATGCTTTGCTATGTGCTTACAAACTGCGTTGGGGTTCTGATGTAATGTGAAAAATGTTTTGGGTAGTCTTCTCTTTGCATCTGAAACATGTAATGagaaagaaagaaattaaatTGTACCCGTGCGGTAAAATTTTCCATCTTGATTAATACACACATCTCCCAAGTAGAAGTGTTTCACATCTGCTGCTCTTTTTTCTACTCACTCAACTCTCAGGATAGTGTCGTGGGGAAAACTTTTTCTCGATTTCTCTATAGCACTGCCAACAGAAAAGCCCAAGAGATAGCAAATTCACAAATTCCAATTACAGAGATTACATGGTACCAACCAATGGCATTCAGAAACAGAATAAATAATCGGATAACATTCCTTCAGCCATCAGAAAGCACCTCTACAATTTAAATCCTGTACAAATAAAATATCTACGAACATCTAGCACTGTAATTGGACAATGCAATACCACAATGTATTAGCACACATTGTCCAATTATAAGGTGAATAATTGCCAAGTTCCAACTCAAAACTAATGCACATGTAAACTCAGAGCATGGTACATTCACAGTCAGGCAAGAACAGCAGCAAGGAAGTAGTCTATCATCATTATGTCATGCCATCCTAGTGCAAAACTAATAATCCATTCCCAAAGGTCCTGTATTAAGTGATCTCAAGAAACTTATGGCTGTAAAACAGCTTCACTAATAGGAGAACCTGGCAACCTCTTCATCTTTGTCTTCATCTATAacatcttcttccttttcttcaaaCCTCTCAAAATCATCATCTTCCTCCTCCTCATCCATCATAATATCTCTCCTGGCTTCTTTGTTCTTCAAACCAGTGCTCAGGACCACAGTTTCTCCCCCAGATTTCTCCAAATCTTTCCTCAACCTCTCCTTGTTCTGTCTCCGTCATTCTTCCTCCAGACGTTGGTTCTCTGCCCGTCTCTTATCAAGATCAGCCCTAAACAATCAAGCTTCACAAGTTAGACAGATTATGGCAATAGCAACACATGTTAGTTGCAAGGAAAAGGAATGGCATCTATGAATTGAGGCAATACTTGTAAGTTTCCATATATTCCTCAGCACTAGCCTCAATAGCCTTAAAGCAGGCATCCATTCCAGCTCCAGAAACAGCAGATACCCCAACAgattttaaattcttataaaattcatcAAGCACGAGGGAAAGGCTTGCTGTCAAAGTGGATGTATATGAGTGATCTGAGCTGACTGCCGCTTGCAAGGCTTCAAAATCTTCCATCCACTGCATAGATCATAGTTGTTAAAAGATGATGCATTTAAAACAACGCACACAAAGCAGAACCTAAAATTGGGTAGGCAGATTTAAGAGCTGTTAGTGATATAAAACTATTATTGGAGTCTTCACCTACAAGCCTAAGTTTTTAGGTTGAGTGGTTTCTTGACATGATATCGGAACCTCTCAGACCAAAAAGTTTAGAGTTCGAACCCTAACAAcatcatttattaattaaatatttcagCACAAGGCAAAGTAGGTCTGTGTTTGTTCACGCTTCAAACCTAATAGGCATTCGTGTTTGGATGTGTTAGAGATATAAAACTATTCTTGGATGTCTAACTTACAAGCTTAAGCAATGAGTGGTTTCTTGACAAGAGCAAAGCTGGCAAATAAAACAAACAAGCGAAGAAAATGTCTAAATGCCATGAGAAATAAAGAGAAAATTAGTCATTAGAAATAAAGAGAAACTGACCACAATTGAATTCCTGAAGCAACCCTTTCAAATTGCAAATCAAAATCTTCTAGTATCAAAGAATAACCCTCATCTATTAAGGGTTTAACATAATAGACTTTACAGGCACCACTTTAACAGTGTGGAGTATTTGAATAAACCTTCAGGTCAACATGGTTAAGAAGGCACAACGATACATCAAAAAAGAGGAAAGATATAAATCTTTAAACTTTAGTAACACAAGGATGTTAAAAAAGCAAGATAAAATATTCACAAATAACCATCTAATATTTATAAAAGTATATAGTTCCAAAGCAAACTGGTGGTGAGCCACATCTGTCTTGTTGAACGCCAACACAAGAGGCAACCGTGTCTTGTAGAGTATGCTACAAGCATAATGCATATTGCTCATGCAGTAGTTGGGCTTGAGGAACAAGGTGTATCAACCACATAAGCAATTATAGTCAGAAAAGTTGAAGCAAAAGCTTCTGTAATAATAGCTCCAGAAGCAGACCAAGTAAATATCTCAATTTGTCCAGGTGTATCCACTAGAACATAATCAAGTTGATCTGCTCGCCTCTCAATAGTTGAAATAACCTAAAATTGGGAATTAGAAAAATAAGGATGCATAGCATATGAgacgaaaaaagaaaaaaaaaaaaaaaagagtacagAGTAGATAATTTACAGTGAAAGGTCTAGCTCTACCTCATAAACACGAAAGGCATTTGCCACATAATCCAGTATGATCGCCCAAAAGTGTCAATACAAGAGAGAGCATTGAATTTCTCTTTCCAAATGAAAAAGATCTGGTACAAGACTATCCAGTTTTTTTGACAGGCATGCGCTAAACAAGGTAGATGCCAACCCAACATAACCTCGAGATATCCATGGAGAATATATTATAGCAGATACACAATAATGAACAAATAATATAGATTGTCATGGAGCTAAAGACAGACATACAGTCGAATCAATAATTTTAAAACAGGAATATGAAAGGAAAGTTTCACCTCATAAAACTTTGTAGCAAACAAATTTAAAGATGTTAGGATTCCCCCGTTAGGTCCAAGATTAAACTGCTTCATGACTTCCTTGTACCAGACAGTATCTCTTATATCAAAGTTTGCACCAAAAGGAAGAGTTATCACAGCAGGATCAAGGTTGAGTACATAACCACGAATATTTGTAGCTTGTGTGTGACAAACCAACCTATGAAGAAAAGTTGTTTTTCCACTTTCTGCACAAATTCAAGTAATGATTCTCAATCTTCATGATGTTCATTCAGTAACACATTCCGTTTAACAATTACAATCGGAAAAGGAGTTGGAAGCAGAAAGTATTGAAACCAAATATAATAAATGGTTTCCAACATTTAAGAAAGACGCATCTCTTAAATATGATAATAATATTTTGCAGTCAATTAACTCTACCTGCCATCCCTACAACAATAATGACAACTGGCTTTCTTTTGAAATTTAATGATAAAGACCCAGCTTGTCCAGATGGTGATTGTTGAATATTTAGTTTGTCCAATGATTCAGTAAGCTTCTCCTTTTCTTCAACAGTTCCCCTCATATCAAAATTgaaagatgagaaattaatgatgatTTATTAAAAAAACTGAGCTCAGTATTGCTAAGAGGGACTATGGAACcggatataaatatattaaaagaaaatCCCATTTTATTCACAATTTGGATATCGAAAAAAGAAACCTAGATTCCCAACAGAAAAGTCCAGTAATATTGAAGTGAggtttt
Protein-coding sequences here:
- the LOC131177304 gene encoding C2 and GRAM domain-containing protein At1g03370-like — its product is MRLLVRVIEARNLPAMDLNGSSDPYVRVQLGKQKFKTKVVKKNLNPNWGEEFCFKVEDLNEELVFSVLDEDKYFNDDFIGQLKVPVSLIFDSDSKSLGTAWYALQPRNKKSKNRDCGEILLGICFSQNNVFVDLNHNGDHGLIKDADLVTEAPSRSSSGPSNSSSPGRSEEVAPSKEEKSGAQKNFAARIVQMFNKNSDTAPTAGDRGIDNSEPPETVGPEVCDDESNDPLSPGDFVEIMRTMESKDMGNEIPSNLPGGVLVDQLYMIAPQDLNFLLFSPDSSFPRSLADLQGNTEQQFGTWKFENGGENLKRVVTYIKAATKLIRAVKATEEHTYLKADGKVFAILVSVSTPDIVYGSTFKTELLYCITPGPELPSGEQTSHLVISWRMNFLQSTMMKGMIENGAKQGLKDSFEQFASLLSQNVKPVDLKETGSTKEQVLASLQAEPQSDCKLAVQYFANFTVVTTVFIGLYVFFHIWLCPSSPIQGLEFVGLDLPDSIGELIVCGVLVLQCERVLGLISRFMQARVQKGSDHGVKAQGDGWLLTVALLEGSNLAAVDSSGFCDPYVVFTCNGKTRTSSIKFQKSDPLWNEIFEFDAMDEPPSVLDVEVYDFDGPFDEAASLGHAEINFVKSNVSDLADVWVPLRGKLAQACQSKLHLRIFLNNTRGSNVVKEYLNKMEKEVGKKINLRSPQTNSAFQKLFGLPPEEFLINDFTCHLKRKMLLQGRLFLSARIIGFHANLFGQKTKFFFLWEDIEDIQVYPPTLSSMGSPTIVVTLWQGRGMEARHGAKTQDEEGRLKFHFQSFVSFNVAHRTIMALWKARSLSPEQKVQIVEEESEAKSLQTEDSGPFLGLEDVNLSEVYSSGVSVSTNFFMELFNGGELERKAMEKAGCLNYSHTQWELEKDDVYERQMYYRFDQRISRYGGEVTSTQQKHPLSDRKGWLVEEVITLHGVPLGDNFNLHLRYQIEDLPSRPNGCHVRVFSGIAWQKSTRHQKRITKNILSNLEDRLKVIFSVIEKEFLNR